One Glycine max cultivar Williams 82 chromosome 1, Glycine_max_v4.0, whole genome shotgun sequence genomic window, atgttttcagaattctaatcttttgaaaatgaaaacaattttgagaaaatgaaaacaagaaatgaaaaaaaaatgcaaagcaAACACATccttagaatttttaaaattaggagACCAAATCTTTCAATTAAACTTCTAGGAAATCAAAAtcttcatatttataaaatttagacatatcaaaattataatttaacttttttattttgagaaatatTAAATGTTACAATATGAATTTAGTAATGGAACTTGATTGGTGATTTAGTTTTCTCTTTCCTATCCATTAAGCCTAACCCTTAGCTGATTTGCCCAATGCTATTTTTTGATTGGTTAAAATTTCTATTCGTGCAAATTTGTATTGGAATTTGTTGTATAACATATAGCAAtcctcttttaattttatctttatatttatttctcatcacatcattaattatatctatcatttttctttctttttaaattttttttgtgttactcTTGTTAGTAATTTtgggtcatatatatatatatatatatatatatatatcacataattgaatgagttaggATCATTATTTATTAGTCAAAAGTggtctaatcaatataaaattatggttAAGGGCATATATGTCATGAAAGAAGTGTGTAGATAACATTAGTGATAGTATGATGAGGggtcaaattataataatcaaattttgGGTAATTGATAAATGTTCCCATTTCATTTTATAGAGAGAAGTGATAGAACATACAGTTttgccttttttctttctttctttctttatccgTCAGAATAGAAAATTCAGACAGCTCTCTACATTTGAAAGATCATAAAACCAATATTGATATTCATCAACCTTTCATCACTCCATTATGACTAATCTAGGTATGCTTTCGCATTTagttttcatcatgattttgaaTATGAGAACATAATGGGGTTTTATTCATCTTTATGTAGTAATCTACGTCCTCAGTGGGTGTGGCAGTAGGAGTATCCTCTGGTGTCTCCTCTGGTATGGCCTCGGGTGTCACCTCTGACTCTAGCTGCGACTCCTGGGCTGTAGGAGCCTCACCTGCCcccaaaggagaaagatggactCTTAGCCAGGCCACCTGGGCCATGAAATCCTTCATGTTGATTATGGGCCGATGTTGAGCCAAGTCATGAATACTCTGCATCACCAGGCATAAGCCATGGTGGAGGCTCTCTAGCATTGGCACAAGAAGGTTTGTGCTTTGAGCGGAGGGGCCCGAGGGTGCTGATGCGGGAGCTAGTGGTGCTGGATCAGGTGGAGCAGAAGAAGAAAGGGCAGAAGCGTCAGGTCCCCTAGCCCTGGTCTTGCGAGTCCCTGGAAATGTGATCGTGGGATCATCTGGGTTCCAGTTGTTCTTTTTAATATAAGCCAAATTAATGACAAGGCTAAGGGACTCGAAGGTCAATGAGTCCGGAATAACTCCCCTAGCGATGCATAAAGCGGTGATAAGAGTTGGGAAGCCAAGCCAAGAGGAGTTGGACTAGGCCATCTGAGAAATCTGGTCTGAGATGAACGAGCCCACGTCCATGTACATCCTCGTGACGAGTTCGTAAACTAACCTCGCCCTGTCTATATTCAAATCGAACGTGTGAGAGGTGGGGGAGAGGTTGGAATAGGACAAGACGCTCCAGGTCTGTGCCAGAGTAGTAAGATCCTTCCTCAGGAGCTTCTAGGGCGCTCTTTCAGCGTTCAGAACAAAACCATGCCCTGGAATACAGAGCTTGGAAGCAAGCTCCTGAGGGTCTGGGTACGTGTCGTAGAACCTAGTGTAGGCGGTGTAATGCTTCCCTGGCTCCAAAACTACTGGGGTCTTTAGGAATGCGTTCAACATCTCCCCATCAAACTTAATCAACCTCCCTCAAACTTGAACCTGCCTAGGAGACTTGTCTTCTGGATCAAATAAATTTGCATAAAATTCCTTGACCATGGCCAAGCAAACCCTTATTACTTTATCCACTATGGCGACAAAATTTGTGGCATGCTATGAGGCATCAAATCATGGAATATGGATGAGAAATTGTCACAGAACTGCAAATTGTGGAAGGAATTGAAAGACCACTTAAGTTATATTGTGACAACAAATCAGTTGTATtgtattttaacaacaataggagtTCGACCAAGTTGAAGCATATTGACATTAAGTTCCTAGTTGTTAAGGAAAGGGTACAGAGTGGACAGATTTCCATAGAACACTTAGAGACAAACTCCATGATAGCAAATCCTCTTACTAAGGGACTTCCATCCAAGATCTTTCATGAGCATGTTGCTCACATGGGTGTTTTACAGTTCGAGGAATCTTTGGTTTAGTGAAAGTTAGtcacttttatgtattttttgttctctgttagattttatgtatgcatacattgacttttaaatatatttggttatatatatgtgtgtgtgtgtgtctgtgttttattattcaattattacaCTTTGTACATTAAGGTTATTAAATGATCTCATTGAGGTAAAGTATGACCAGTTGAAAATAGACATGTACAGACCATCTTCACGTAATTTTCATGCTACACATTTCATGGAGTCTATGTCATTTGATTCTGTCAGCATTAGTGATCATTGATGAGTTTAGTTGTGATTAATACAATGAAAACTGATTTGGTTCTATGTGCAGATGTAATCaatgaacaaatttttttaaatatactcaAAGATGTAATGGCAAATTTTGAGCCCATAAAGTCTACCACATTCATAAGAATTGTAAGGACATACATGTCATAAAAGACTGATTGTGTAGATAACAttagtgatattataatttgatgaggggtcaaattgtaattatcaaatttgggaTAAATGATGACAGGTTATGGTCCCCATTTATAGAGAAAAGTGACAAAATGTACattgctctctttttctctttatcctCATCAGAAGATAAAattcagagaagaaaataaagttcTCTATATTTAAAAGATCATAAAATCATTCTTGATCATCATCAACCTTTCAGCACTCCATTTAGACTAATTCAGGTACACTTTCGTATTTagttttcatcatgattttgagtatgaAAACACAATGAGATTTTATTCATCTTTACGCAGTAATTTCTCTTTACATAGACAATAAACATGTGATTAGAATTGATGATTGTCTGTTAGAATCAAATTaggttgattgattgaattCCTACATCTCTTCTTTTCTATTATATACTTCAACAGTTTTTTTTAcagtaatattaaaaagattaaaatctaGAACTTTATGTATATTATCCAAATCTCACCATTAAGTTAACTCTAATGGTTATATACTTAAAAATGTTTATCATGACTCTTGCACTTATGCCTTCATTCTAAAAGTGTTTGATTTTTAAACTGAAATTATGATAAAGATGAGAAAATATACAGAGGGGCTTAATTTCTTCAATAGTATAGAAAAATTCTGGAGtaagtaaaaataaagataataaagaaaacaataaatagttACTTAGTTTGATTTAACAAGTCTTATTTCAAGCACTTATTATTTtctcttgtaaaaaaataaaaataaaaattaataaacgaCATTAATTATCATGAATTATGTGCTTGTCTTTTACGTTAGTTGTTTGATATTGATAGGTTTAGACATCTTTGACCTGTGAATCCGAACACCCCTGGATGGGTTATTGGGGGTTGACTTATACATAGttatgaattaatatttttttggtttaaatcaAGTGTGTATTCtctatattttaagataatattgtTGTAGTCCGATAGGAACACGGATTATGAACTAATGTATGAAGCTTTAATGATGTGCGAATGGATCACGAGTTATGAACTTATGATTATGGATTttgtttttaacttaaaaatatttggTGACTTCGAAAGtttctaaaatcatttttttatttctaattgttTGGTGTTCACGGGTCGTATACTATTTTGGTGTGTGTATATAAATGCATGTGAATCATTTCACCAAACCACGAGCAAATCTAACACTAGACAATTAATCCTCGTCAATTACTAGCACTAgctataagaagaagaaaaaatgaaggttgaagTTGAAGTTATCTTTAAAGAACTCATCAAACCCTCCTCTCCCACCCCCAATCACCTTCACCATTATAATCTCTCCTTGCTCGACCACCTTACTCCCCAACTCAACAACTCCATGGTATACTTCTTCGCTGCCAATGGTGTTTCAAACCAATTCATAAACACCACTTTAAATGCTTCCAACCACCTTAAGAAAACACTCTCTCAAGCCTTGACACATTACTACCCTCTTGCGGGAAGATTCGTGGACAAGGCTTTCATAGAGTGCAACGACGAAGGGGCCCTCTACTTGGAAGACAAAGTGAGGTGCAAGCTCAACGATGCTGTGGATACTGGATAGTCCTGTCCCCTACGAGATTACAAAGCTTTTACCCTTTGGAATGGATGAGATCGTTGACACACCCCTTGGTGTTCAACTCAACGTTTTTGAATGCGGTGGAATAGCCATTGGTGCATGCATGTCCCACAAGATAGCTGATGCTATGTCCTATTTTATGTTCATCCAAACTTGGGCTGCTATTGCACGTGGAGAAGCACGTGATTACAATGAAATCAATACACATTTCGTTTCTTCAACCTTAGTTCCCCCGAGGGATATACCCTGGTATGATCCCAACAAAACCATCACAAAACCTAACACAGTGTCCGAAGATATTTGTGTTTGATGCTTCTGTTATAGATGGCCTTAAAGCAAAATATGCAGAAAAGATGGCTCTGCAGAAACCCCCTTCACGAGTTGAGGCTCTAACAACTTTCATATGGACCCGCTTTATATCATCCACTCAGGTTGCAGTTGCAGCATCTGATCAGAGATCTAGGTTCTACGTGGTGGCTCACACGGTGAACCTGCGTTCGAGAATGGACCTTCCACTACCAGCACTTGCTTTTGGGAATTACTATCGGGCTGTTAAAGCGTTTCCATCACTTGATCATAAAGGGGAATGCCTATAGCTATGAGCTGGTGGAGAAACTGAGAGAAGAAATAAGGAAAATTGACCGTGATTATATTCTCAAACTTCAAGAGGGCTCTGAGTACTTGGACTCTCTTAGAGAAGATTTGCGTAGATTCGAGAATATCAAGGGGGAAGTTGTGCCATTTACCTTCACTGCTTTGTGCAGGTTTCCAGTGTATGATGCTGATTTTGGTTGGGGAAAGCCAATTTGGGCATGTCCCCCAGCATGGTAAGTAAAAAATGTGGTCGTTTTTATAGATATCAAGTTAGGTGGTGGCATTGAAGCACATATAAGCATGATGGAGAActcaaataacataataatttcattaaaatttccaTTAATAAGTTATTTGAGTTCTCGAAATTAatcacatgaaaaatatatcataGTAAAAAAGCACTAAACATAAtataggggggggggggggggtagccATGTAACAAGAAGGACTTATACTCATTCACTTGCTACcctaaaaagttttttaaaaaaacaataatgcaAGAAAATTGTAGTAaaagaaagtaattaaaaaaggaaacatatgtatattttaacaTGCCAAAAAGTAGCATTAATGTATTTCAAGTAAAGTGAAGAActgatttaaaaaatcattatttaacaccatcttatttttaaagaaagtcAACTTATTAccatgtttaaaatttttttttcatcaagttAAAATATATACAGAAAACAATATTTTGTCTAATGCAATACAAATGTGAAATAAAAGATTATGTATATAGTAAAAATAGGTTAGGATCAAATTATATTGgtataattttaacaattattatatcattttaaaatttttaacttgataatattttcttaaaatttaccGTTAGATAAaaagtttcttttattatataaatcacatatataaaatttcatattaatccaaaatgtttaatatatctttcatataaattaaaatcaatataatataaatattttaaaatatattaaaatatagatcatttgattttttttgttattgttcaattttaacaaaatataacataaataattttaataatatatatataatttaacggTTAGATCAATAAAAATCTCATCCtatcatattataaaaataatataataattatgaaaattataataatataatttgatcCTTCCTCACTTAATAAActcatttatcaaataattatgtaaaaaattattttatcgaaTAGAATTAATTAGCCAATTAGAACTATATTCATGATGTAATAAATGGGTTTTTATCACAGGCTTAAACTTCTGTTCAACTTGCATGAGGTCAAGCTTtagaattaaattcatattatgCATATTCTATATTGGGAACCTGTACTATGAACCACCACCGCACGCCgccatacaaaaataaataaaaagtaaaacaattaatgaataataattcatattgtattttttattcggtaaatgtatttttttatatctatacCTACTTCTTAGTCTCCATTTTTACTTTCCGTTTATGCCCATATACttatctttataaataaattcatgttcttagttaaaagataaaatgagaaaaacaatataaacaCAAAAAGTTTCAAATTTTCTATTCATTAACCAACCCTCCCACGTACTCCTATATAGGCAAAACTGAACAATTCATGGGACACTATGACAAATGTATAATGTAGTCAAAGTTTTTAAGGATCTTGATGCATTTTTCTAATACTTTTGTCTTTATAGCATCTACATATTACTAATTACACTTATCTCCTACTACATTAGTGtgtgttaattatatttatcattcaaaatattttataattcttagaTCTTTCGTAAATAAAAGTTATACTTATCTCTCTtacatcttttttatcttttttttataataaatttgaaataaatttaatttattttgcagACTTGCAGTGGAAAATCCAATATGACTTTGGGGTTGAGACTTATTGGATGACAATCACGAGACTAAGGATGCTgtgctatttttctttgttaattGATAGTATGGGTAGTGCTTAATTGGGCAAGATTTGGAAGTATATGATGGTGTTACTTGAGTGGGAATTGTGGAATGATTTGAGAATGCTTCACGTTTTCTTCTtccatattattttttgtttttgtttactttattgtttttttcttaaataattttataggtaaaaaagaaaaaatctaataatttttcccttatctcattcatATTAcaagtttttaattgtttttttatcatgtttgtGTCTTTAGGAAACGAAAATTAtgagaatatataattttctaatattcAAAGATGGTAAAAATATGTATAGTGTTGTATTGACAAAGTCTTTGAGTtggagataaaataaataataaatgggATAGGCAAAGTAAGAAAATTTCTTACATTTTATAGACTTTTTATTTGTCttcatgtattatttttatttacattttcaaacaaatttttaaattaatcttgccttttattaatttccttttgttttgtattgcttttatttttctctctcatttttgtGTGTAATTGAGATATTTGAAGTTTGCATGCTATGCGTCTAttggaaagaaaagaagaaaaaaggaacaTAATTTCCTTTTGTCTTTGATTATGTCATATTTATAGTATTTAGtggtataaatttatattaaaattgatatttggatttgtatttggataattttttttttgctgaattttatatttggatCATGAATATCAAATTATGAAGAAATGACTTAATCAATAgttaataatgttaaaaaatagttttattaaactTTTGTAAGGTGTTTAAGATGACTTTTCTTCTTAAGAAAAGTTTATGTAAATCATTAAAACATGAATGTTTCGTtaccaaaaaaattgaattttaatatggATAAGCTATCGTGTTCTTATAATGACTTCACCATAAtactattcttaattttttcttctaaaaaagtaaataaaaaatatcaaattaattatttttcactgtCCTAGAATTCTTATCTATCAAATGCTAGCAGAAAAACAAACATCATCATATATTtctataatttgtttattttggatataaatgtttaaaaaatgataacaaactaaaaaattttgtcaaaagaaacatgatttgaatgacttttttttttcaatttcaattagaaaaatgttcaaataatttttactttctacacatatttttatatatttaaccatttctcttatttttctcttcaccACACAtcctttgatatatatatatatatatatatatatatatatatatatatatatatatataatctttagaATTGAAGTATATATACCCTATGTGCAAAGATAATTATagatcaaaataagaaaaaaaaattcaacacatgACATAATAATGTTaccattttaatatttcataaatacatttatcaaataaaatgatCTTCAAATATGTATCACAAATAATTTGGTCAAAGACacagtaaaattatatatacacatgACAAAacatattaaactaaaattaatatatacatcaATTTACATTTAAGAAgagatattattttaatatataaattttaacacaATAAAATATGATAGCCCAACAGAAATGTAGAATTTtcgttataaattattttctacttGAGATATATTTTGAGAtataatttttccaaagaagaaaaaaaagttcaatcactgtaaaaaagaagaagtaagtaTATGTTAGTATGTGGAATTTTGTAAtgtatattcatttttaaaaaatgtactttaaccaaataaattggaatttctttgaaaaatatatttaagatataCTGTAGCCTATTAAaatgagaaataattaaaaaaaattaaaatattattatttttcaattgtaaaGAAATTTCCGTTCACATTTGTCAAATCAATTGAGATTGAAAAAAACAATCTATATAAACATAGGAGGGGGGctattattttgaaacaaattcaATGGCAATCCTTGCGACCCATGGGCCAAACCAAGCATTTATTAGGATACCATCTTCACATAAATAATGCCGGAACTTCTTGACTAATGACAGGTATCACAACAGTGACGTAATTATCGCGGCTAACATGAGAGTGAGTAAAACCTTAATCACGATTACGAATAAtccatttttttagttatttataacTTTCGTGTGCAATTCACCTCACAATATTCTAATGCAAACAGGGATGGATAATGGATGTCAATTCTCTAGTTCTACTTCTAGTAGCTGCCATAGTGTTGTGAAAATCTGTTTTTTAATGTCAGAAAATTACCACTTCAAGAATTAAACCAAAGAACGTAGATAAATGGGAAAGCCAGTGCCAAAGCGGAACAAGTAAGCCTGCCTTCTTTTTCACCCAACATCCCCCTTTCTGCCTCAAGAATAAAAACAAGCCTAACTTTCCCTTTTTAAACCCTAGCAGAAAGTACTTCTcaaaactaataattataacactaaaatatttttttatcctcataaatataaaaatattagtatttttttcattatttttagatCTGATATAAGGTTAAAATATCTAAGTCACTTATCATTAggtttaaatttatcttaatccaaatttagacaaaaaaaataaattttaattttatgaaaaggaaacatattaaaaaatttgactgGAAAAAGATCCAAATATTTCTATGCATTTGATgaagaaaatcatattttagCGAAATTAAAATCAAGGAATATGTATGAGGTTAAAATATTTAGGGCGTGTTTATAGCGTTGAAGAAAAAATGCAAGTGGCTCCCACATTGGCTGGCCTCACACTAAGCACGTGGTGCTCGAGAAACACAGAAACAGAATCGCGTACTCAAAAGGAGTCGCGTTTTGACGATTCATCAGAACTTTGAATTCTCATCTCAAGTGGGgagatgaaaaattgaaaacatggagaaaaagcaaaaaacaaaaaatatgccAGTAAAAagattgagagagagagagagagagagagagaaaaattagtAAGAGTTGGGCACATTCAACCAATCCAAAACGAGCATGTCGTCTACCTTCTTCTTACTGAGAGGTCAGAGTTCCACGCACTCTCTCTCTAGCAATCGGGATCTCTCCGCTTTTTGACACGAATTTACCAACAAAACAAACAGTGCCTTATTTCATCTCCCTGCGCTCTGCACTCCATGTTAGACTTATTAGGGTTTTCTTTCTCCCACCTCATGTTCCGCAATCATtgattctcttctcttctcttccttcgATTCGATTTGTTCTCGCTATGGAGCAACCGCTTCAACCGCAGCCGGAGACCGCCGCGGTCGGCGCTAGGGATTTGGAGCAGTCGCGGCTGGTCGGAGTTCCCGTGGCGGAGAGAGCGGGAAACAGTTGCGCAGCGAATTTGCAGGTGACCGTCGTGGACGGTGGTGCCGTTTTTAAACGGAAGCGCGGTCGGCCGGCCAAGGGAGCGCCGAAAGTGGCGCCTCCTGTGAGGCAACAGCAGGACGAGGAGGACGTTTGTTTTATTTGCTTCGACGGTGGCAGCCTCGTTCTCTGTGATCGCCGGTGAGTCATCATTGCGATTGATTTCGTGTTTGtatgataaaattgattgatCAACTTCTTTCTACCTCCACTTGCCTTTTTTAGTTTGCAATTAATTAAGGCACTTGTGCTTATGCTTTGCGTTATTCAATTCTAATCCCTCGTGTCAATTTTAGtattgtttattaataattaattgaaattgattAAATTCTATCTCTTTTTGTTTCCGTTTTTAGGGGATGTCCAAAAGCGTATCATCTCGCGTGTATTAAGCGAGACGAAGAGTTTTTTCGATCAAAGGCCAAGTGGAATT contains:
- the LOC121174807 gene encoding stemmadenine O-acetyltransferase-like; the encoded protein is MDEIVDTPLGVQLNVFECGGIAIGACMSHKIADAMSYFMFIQTWAAIARGEAHGLKAKYAEKMALQKPPSRVEALTTFIWTRFISSTQVAVAASDQRSRFYVVAHTGNAYSYELVEKLREEIRKIDRDYILKLQEGSEYLDSLREDLRRFENIKGEVVPFTFTALCRFPVYDADFGWGKPIWACPPAWLKLLFNLHEVKL